DNA from Longimicrobium sp.:
TGGCGATGCACGAGGTGGACGACGAGCGGAAGGGCCTCACGCCGCTGTTCGAGACCATCCTGCAGACCATCCCCGCGCCGCGCGCCAGCGAGGGGCCGTTCCAGATGCTGGTGTCGACCATCGACTACTCGCCCTACCTGGGCCGCCTGGCGATCGGCAAGATCGAGCGCGGCACCGGGCGCGTGGGCGACACCGTCGTCCTGGTGACGCACGGCGACGCGGACGCGCCGATGACCAAGGCGAAGATCTCCAAGCTCTACACCTTCGACGGGCTGGAGCGGCACGAGACCGAGGCGGCGTCGGCCGGCGACGTCGTCGCCCTCGCCGGCCTCATCGACGTGGAGATTGGCGCCACCGTGTGCGACGCCGAGGACCCCGAGGCGCTCGAAGGCATCGCGGTCGAGGAGCCGACCGTCTCCGTCGACATCATGCTGAACAACTCGCCCTTCGCGGGGCGGGAAGGGAAGTACGTCACCAGCCGCCAGGTGCGCGACCGGCTGTTCAAGGAGCTGGAGAGCAACGTCGCGCTGCGCGTGGAGGAGACCGATTCGCCCGACACGCTCACCGTCTCGGGCCGCGGCGAGCTGCACCTGGGGATCCTGATGGAGACCATGCGCCGCGAGGGCTACGAGTTCGCCGTCAGCCGCCCGCGCGTGATCCTCAAGAAGTCGCCGGCGGGCCAGCTCCAGGAGCCGTACGAGGAGGTCACCATCGACCTTCCCGAGACGCACATGGGGCCGGTGATCGAGAAGATGGGGCAGCGCAAGGCCGAGATGCTGGAGATGCGCAACCCCGGCGGCGGGCTGGTGCGGCTCGTGTACAAGGCGCCGGCGCGCGCGCTGTTCGGCTACCGCAGCGAGTTCCTCACCGACACCCGCGGCGAGGGCACGCTCCACCACCGCTTCCTGGAGTACGGGCCGTACGTGGGCGCCATGAACACCCGCAACCGCGGCGTGCTCGTGGCCATGGTCCCGGGCGAGGCGGTGGCCTACTCGCTCGGCAACCTGCAGGAGCGCTCGGTGTTCTTCATCGAGCCCGGCACGCAGGTGTACGAGGGGATGATCGTGGGCGAGAACTCGCGCCCCGGCGACATGGAGGTCAACGTCACCAAGGGGAAGAAGCTCACCAACATGCGCGCCTCGGGGAGCGACGAGAACATCCTCCTGGAGCCGCCGCGGGTGATGACGCTCGAGGACGCGATGGGCTACATCGCCGACGACGAGCTGATCGAGGTGACGCCCAGGTCGCTGCGGCTGCGCAAGCGCCTGCTGAACGCCAACGACCGCAAGAAGGCCAGCCGCGCCGCGTCCGCGTGACCTTGCGGCCACGCTCGGCACGGTGCGGGTGACGGCGAGCCCCTCCTCCGGTGACCCCGGGGGAGGGGCTCTCGTCATCGCC
Protein-coding regions in this window:
- the typA gene encoding translational GTPase TypA, which produces MQIRNIAIIAHVDHGKTTLVDHMLRQAGTFRENQQVQERVMDSNPLERERGITILAKNLSVRWGDTKINIVDTPGHSDFGGEVERILRMVDGVVLLVDAAEGPMPQTRFVTRKALELGLQPVVVINKIDRGDADPHRVHDEVLELFMELEADDHQLDCPFLYAIGREGVAMHEVDDERKGLTPLFETILQTIPAPRASEGPFQMLVSTIDYSPYLGRLAIGKIERGTGRVGDTVVLVTHGDADAPMTKAKISKLYTFDGLERHETEAASAGDVVALAGLIDVEIGATVCDAEDPEALEGIAVEEPTVSVDIMLNNSPFAGREGKYVTSRQVRDRLFKELESNVALRVEETDSPDTLTVSGRGELHLGILMETMRREGYEFAVSRPRVILKKSPAGQLQEPYEEVTIDLPETHMGPVIEKMGQRKAEMLEMRNPGGGLVRLVYKAPARALFGYRSEFLTDTRGEGTLHHRFLEYGPYVGAMNTRNRGVLVAMVPGEAVAYSLGNLQERSVFFIEPGTQVYEGMIVGENSRPGDMEVNVTKGKKLTNMRASGSDENILLEPPRVMTLEDAMGYIADDELIEVTPRSLRLRKRLLNANDRKKASRAASA